One bacterium genomic window, GCTACCGTCGAAGTCGGCGGCACCTACTTGTTCTCCGCCGGTCCGATGATGCAGACGCAGGAAGAGCGCCCCGATTATGTGTTGCTTGCAGGTATCGCGCCGGCGCCAAAAGGTAATGTCTTCTTTAAGATGACTGGCCCCAAAGCTAACGCCGAGAAATCGCGCGAAGCATTTATGACTCTCTTGAAATCGATCAAGAAGTCGACGACATAACTTCGCGTCCAATAAGACCAATATTCGTATCGGGCAGACGACCTCGTCCGCCCGATTCGTTTTTGTCAGTAACTCATCTCTGATCGTAATCTTGTGGGTTCGACTTCAGTCGAACTTTCGGTGAAACGTAGGCTTCAGCCCTTGCTCATAGTCAATTCCAACCTCACATACTCCGCCAACTCTTCAATCCGCTTTTCAACTTTCGCGATGATCTCCGGTGCCGACTGCATATAGCCTTCATTCTTGTAATGACTAAGTGATCGCTTAAACATGTCAACTGCGCCCCGCTTGTCGCCCTTCGCCGCGAGAATTTCGCCCATATCAAAGCACGCTTGACCCTGCACATCTTCGTTGCCGAGGCGCTCCGCCCACGCCAATGATGGCCGCAACCACGTCATCGCTTCGTCGTAGCGCTTCAGCTTCGTCAATATCCAGCCGACCTGATAATCCGCATACAGTTTTCCTGTCTCACCCGAAAACCGCCAATGATACTCGCGCGCCTTGACATACAACTCGTGCGCTTTCTCATAGTTCTTCTGGTCGGCATAAGTCGACGCGAGATTGTTGCACATCGATGGTAACATATCAAGATGACCGGTGGCTTCCGCTTCCTTGACACCAAGAGAGCCCCATTCGATTTGCTCAGCAGGCGAACCGGTGATGGCGATCATCCGCGCAGCATCGAGGTAACGATCGGCAAGATCGTGCTTCTTGGCGTAATCATACATCTGCTTGAACAACACAGTTGCTGAGTCATTCCTGCCCTCGCGCCATTCCAAACGGCCCTTGACTCCCAAGTATCGCGACCAACCGCCGGGGTACTTGTCTGATGCAATCGCATCTGCCTTTGCCAGCCACGACTTCGCGCCCTCAAAATCATTTTGTGTCAAGCGACAACGCGAGAGCTGCGAGAGAGCCTCGATTTGCGTCGAAGTATCATTTGCTGCCAAATCAAAAGCATCTTGGTATGCCTGAGCAGCTTCCACCAGTGCCCGGGTGTCGAAGTATTTATCGCCTTGTACAATCTTGTCCAGCGCCGGCGTGCTTGCGCGCAATGTCGCAAACGGAATGGCAAGAGCGGCTAATCCGGCAATCCAGATGAGATAGTCGCCAGCGAAGAGGAAGGCAGGGAGGTT contains:
- a CDS encoding tetratricopeptide repeat protein yields the protein MNLPAFLFAGDYLIWIAGLAALAIPFATLRASTPALDKIVQGDKYFDTRALVEAAQAYQDAFDLAANDTSTQIEALSQLSRCRLTQNDFEGAKSWLAKADAIASDKYPGGWSRYLGVKGRLEWREGRNDSATVLFKQMYDYAKKHDLADRYLDAARMIAITGSPAEQIEWGSLGVKEAEATGHLDMLPSMCNNLASTYADQKNYEKAHELYVKAREYHWRFSGETGKLYADYQVGWILTKLKRYDEAMTWLRPSLAWAERLGNEDVQGQACFDMGEILAAKGDKRGAVDMFKRSLSHYKNEGYMQSAPEIIAKVEKRIEELAEYVRLELTMSKG